The following is a genomic window from Crocinitomicaceae bacterium.
TCAAACTATAGGAATTGAACCCTGGTATCTTGACTTGCTTAATTACCGCAACATCTCAGATGAAATTGCCAACCGCTATGGGGTGGTGCATCAATCTCCACAAATTTTACTTATCAAAAATGGGGCTTGCACGTATCATGCAAGTCACAACGAAATAGATTTTAATCAGATAAAAAAATTGATATGATTCGTGCTGTTATTATTGATGATATTCCTGAAGCAATTTCTGTGTTGAAATCTGATTTAGAAAATTATTGTGTAAACATTGAAGTCATTGGATCTGCTGAAGGAGTAGTTACCGGAGCAAAATTGATTCGTGAGCAAAAACCCGATCTTGTTTTTCTGGATATTCAAATGAAAGATGGCAGCGGCTTTGATTTGCTTGAAATTGTTCCTGATGTTCATTTCAAATTAATTTTTACTACCGCAAGTGATGAGTTTGCAGTGAAAGCGTTTAAATTTTCAGCCGTTGATTATTTGCTCAAACCCATTGATCCTGATGAATTGATGGATGCCGTAAGCCGTGTTGAAAGCCAAGATAAACCTACCCAACGAATTGATTTGCTCAAAGAAAATTTTGTAAAGACGAAACGCATTGCGTTGAATACACTTGAAAAAATTCACATCGTTAATATTGATGAAATTCTGCGCTGCGAATCTAATATCAACTATACCATGTTTTATTTTGTTGACGGAACAAAACTATTGGTAACAAAAACGCTGAAAGAATTTGACAATCTTTTATCAGAACATCAGTTTATTAGAGTGCATCAATCTCATCTTATCAATGCCAATTTCATTAAAGAATTCCTTAAATCAGCCGGGGAAATTGTGATGAAAGACGGAACCCGTGTGCCGGTTTCTACTCGCAAAAAACAAGTGCTCATGGATATGATTTCAAATTTTTAATTATGAATTTATTTCGCGTAAAATATCTTACACTTCTGGTATTACCTGCTGTACTTTTTGCCTGCAGCGGAGAACAAAATAATGACGGTGATGAGCATTTGCAAAAAAATCAACCACCCCTAAAAATAATCAGCCCCTTGAATGAAGACGACTTCACCGTAGGCGATATCATTGAAGTACAAATTGAAGTTAACAAACCAACAGAAGTAAAAAACCTTGAGCTTTATTTTGCAGACACTTTATATCAAACCGGCTTAGATGCCGTGACTCAAACAATTCAAATTGACACCAAAAATGGAAATGTTGGTTTCACTAAAATACATCTATCTTATCAAACATCAGATGGAGAACAACATGGTGATACCCGTAAAATTGTATTGTTCTCAGATACCGCACCGGTACAGAAAAAAGCAGTCATCGTAAAATCTTACGTACATGACAAATCATCGTATACACAAGGGCTTGAATTTAACAACAATCAATTATTTGAAGGTACCGGACAATTAGGGCAATCTATACTGGCAGAAGTAAATTTGAACACAGGTCAGATCCTAAGAAAAATTTCTTTGGAACCAAGTTATTTTGGAGAAGGGATTACCATTCTCAATGATACTATTTATCAAATAACCTGGACAGATAAAACTTGTTTTGTCTATGACCTGAACTTTAATAAAATCAGAGAAATGAATTATGAAGGTGAAGGCTGGGGCTTGTGTAATGACGGCACATACATCATCATGTCTAATGGCACAAATGAAATTGTTTGGAGAGATCCGCACACGTTTGAAATAGTAAAACAGCTATATGTTTTTTCAGATCAGTCAGACTATTCCAATTTAAATGAGCTGGAACTAATCAATGGCAACCTTTTCATCAACGTGTATACTGAAGACTATATCGTTGAAGTTGATACTGCGTATGGTAAAGTGCTGTCTGTAATTGATTGTGCTGATATTGTGATTGACGGGCGTGTTCCGGGTGCAGATGTTTTAAACGGTATCGCGCATCATAAGTCAAGCGGTAAAACTTACCTTACCGGAAAATGGTGGCCTAAATTATACGAGGTGAAATTTGAAGAAGTCACTCTTCCTTAATTTACCGACGCTTCAATACAATCTGTTAGATTAATTTTCCGGATATCCTTGCTTGATCCAGCATTGCATGGTTTTTATTTCGTCTGCCGTAAGAGAGTCTATTCCAAAATCATTTGGCATCACCGGCATGGTGTGAGCAGTAAGCACTTCGTATTGCCAAATGCCGGCATCACAATATGCTTTAATGGGTGTGTAATTTGTAATCCAAGCATCATGACAACCGGTGCCTGGGCCTAAGCCTGTCATGCATGAACTTTCTATAATGGGTTTTATTTCTAAACTATAGCTGATTATTTGAGGACAATCAGGATCAATTGGAAAAGTTTTATCCTTATAACATGATGTTAAAGTGACAATCAAGAAGGGTAGTAATAAAAAACGCATGTTCATGCAATTTACTAAAGATCCTAAAGACTTTGTTGAGTATGATAAAAAATAATGGGGAATCATAGACTCCCCATTTTATTCTGGTTGATTAGTTATTTCTTAAAAAGTATATGGTAAAAGTAAACGCAGAATAGGTGTAAGTACTATTTAAATTTTGCATATCTGCTGGCCACTTCATTCCAATTTATCACGTTAAAAAAAGCATTCACGTAATCAGGTCTGCGGTTCTGGTATTTAAGATAATATGCATGCTCCCATACATCAAGCCCAAGAATTGGAGTGCCTCCACAACCTATGCCGGGCATCAGGGTGTTGTCTTGATTTGCAGTAGAACATACTTCAACAACACCTCCTTTTTTTACGCAAAGCCATGCCCATCCTGATCCAAATCTGGTTGCAGCTGCTTTTGAAAATGTTTCTTTAAAATTGTCAAAAGATCCGAATGCCGCATTGATAGCATCAGCTAATTCACCTGAAGGCAAGCCGCCGCCATTAGGACTCATTACTGTCC
Proteins encoded in this region:
- a CDS encoding glutaminyl-peptide cyclotransferase is translated as MNLFRVKYLTLLVLPAVLFACSGEQNNDGDEHLQKNQPPLKIISPLNEDDFTVGDIIEVQIEVNKPTEVKNLELYFADTLYQTGLDAVTQTIQIDTKNGNVGFTKIHLSYQTSDGEQHGDTRKIVLFSDTAPVQKKAVIVKSYVHDKSSYTQGLEFNNNQLFEGTGQLGQSILAEVNLNTGQILRKISLEPSYFGEGITILNDTIYQITWTDKTCFVYDLNFNKIREMNYEGEGWGLCNDGTYIIMSNGTNEIVWRDPHTFEIVKQLYVFSDQSDYSNLNELELINGNLFINVYTEDYIVEVDTAYGKVLSVIDCADIVIDGRVPGADVLNGIAHHKSSGKTYLTGKWWPKLYEVKFEEVTLP
- a CDS encoding response regulator transcription factor, with product MIRAVIIDDIPEAISVLKSDLENYCVNIEVIGSAEGVVTGAKLIREQKPDLVFLDIQMKDGSGFDLLEIVPDVHFKLIFTTASDEFAVKAFKFSAVDYLLKPIDPDELMDAVSRVESQDKPTQRIDLLKENFVKTKRIALNTLEKIHIVNIDEILRCESNINYTMFYFVDGTKLLVTKTLKEFDNLLSEHQFIRVHQSHLINANFIKEFLKSAGEIVMKDGTRVPVSTRKKQVLMDMISNF
- a CDS encoding superoxide dismutase, with translation MAFELPALPYAHNALEPHIDELTMQIHHGKHHAAYTTNLNAALAGTELEGKSIEEVLQKCVDIPAVRNNGGGYYNHNLFWTVMSPNGGGLPSGELADAINAAFGSFDNFKETFSKAAATRFGSGWAWLCVKKGGVVEVCSTANQDNTLMPGIGCGGTPILGLDVWEHAYYLKYQNRRPDYVNAFFNVINWNEVASRYAKFK
- the ytxJ gene encoding bacillithiol system redox-active protein YtxJ, which produces MWGSSKNKTIVNWNHLTEMSQLADLENISGEKPVLIFKHSTRCSISSMAKNRLELYWDQTIGIEPWYLDLLNYRNISDEIANRYGVVHQSPQILLIKNGACTYHASHNEIDFNQIKKLI